The following are from one region of the Theropithecus gelada isolate Dixy chromosome 6, Tgel_1.0, whole genome shotgun sequence genome:
- the MGAT1 gene encoding alpha-1,3-mannosyl-glycoprotein 2-beta-N-acetylglucosaminyltransferase isoform X2 yields the protein MLKKQSAGLVLWGAILFVAWNALLLLFFWTRPAPGRPPSVSALDDPASLTREVIRLRGRVPTAGPPAQPHVPVTPAPAVIPILVIACDRSTVRRCLDKLLHYRPSAERFPIIVSQDCGHEETAQAIASYGSAVTHIRQPDLSSIAVPPDHRKFQGYYKIARHYRWALGQVFHQFRFPAAVVVEDDLEVAPDFFEYFQATYPLLKADPSLWCVSAWNDNGKEQMVDSGKPELLYRTDFFPGLGWLLLAELWAELEPKWPKAFWDDWMRRPEQRKGRACIRPEISRTMTFGRKGVSHGQFFDQHLKFIKLNQQFVHFTQLDLSYLQREAYDRDFLARVYAAPQLQVEKVRTNDRKELGEVRVQYTGRDSFKAFAKALGVMDDLKSGVPRAGYRGIVTFQFRGRRVHLAPPPTWEGYDPSWN from the exons ATGCTGAAGAAGCAGTCTGCAGGGCTTGTGCTGTGGGGCGCTATCCTCTTTGTGGCCTGGAATGCCCTGCTGCTCCTTTTCTTCTGGACACGCCCAGCACCTGGCAGGCCACCCTCAGTCAGTGCTCTGGATGACCCTGCCAGCCTCACGCGGGAAGTGATTCGCCTG CGGGGGAGGGTGCCCACAGCGGGCCCTCCCGCCCAGCCGCACGTGCCTGTGACCCCAGCGCCAGCGGTGATTCCCATCCTGGTCATCGCCTGTGACCGCAGCACTGTTCGGCGCTGCCTGGACAAGCTGCTGCACTACCGGCCCTCGGCTGAGCGCTTCCCCATCATCGTCAGCCAGGACTGTGGGCACGAGGAGACGGCGCAGGCCATCGCCTCCTACGGCAGCGCGGTCACGCACATCCGGCAGCCCGACCTGAGCAGCATCGCGGTGCCGCCGGACCACCGCAAGTTCCAGGGCTACTACAAGATCGCGCGGCACTACCGCTGGGCGCTGGGCCAGGTCTTCCACCAGTTTCGCTTCCCCGCGGCCGTGGTGGTGGAGGATGACCTGGAGGTGGCCCCGGACTTCTTCGAGTACTTCCAGGCCACCTATCCGCTGCTGAAGGCCGACCCCTCGCTCTGGTGCGTCTCGGCCTGGAATGACAACGGCAAGGAGCAGATGGTGGACTCCGGCAAGCCCGAGCTGCTCTACCGCACCGACTTCTTCCCTGGCCTGGGCTGGCTGCTGCTGGCCGAGCTCTGGGCCGAGCTGGAGCCCAAGTGGCCGAAGGCCTTCTGGGACGACTGGATGCGCCGGCCGGAGCAGCGGAAGGGGCGGGCCTGCATACGCCCCGAAATCTCCAGAACGATGACCTTTGGCCGCAAGGGTGTGAGCCACGGGCAGTTCTTTGACCAGCACCTCAAGTTCATCAAGCTGAACCAGCAGTTTGTGCACTTCACCCAGCTGGACCTGTCCTACCTGCAGCGGGAGGCCTATGACCGGGACTTCCTCGCCCGCGTCTACGCGGCTCCGCAGCTGCAGGTGGAGAAAGTGAGGACCAATGACCGCAAGGAGCTGGGGGAGGTGCGGGTGCAGTATACCGGCAGGGACAGCTTCAAGGCCTTCGCCAAGGCTCTGGGTGTCATGGATGACCTTAAGTCGGGGGTTCCGAGAGCTGGTTACCGGGGTATTGTCACCTTCCAGTTCCGGGGCCGCCGTGTCCACCTGGCGCCCCCGCCGACGTGGGAGGGCTACGATCCTAGCTGGAATTAG
- the MGAT1 gene encoding alpha-1,3-mannosyl-glycoprotein 2-beta-N-acetylglucosaminyltransferase isoform X1, giving the protein MLKKQSAGLVLWGAILFVAWNALLLLFFWTRPAPGRPPSVSALDDPASLTREVIRLAQDAEVELERQRGLLQQIGDALWSQRGRVPTAGPPAQPHVPVTPAPAVIPILVIACDRSTVRRCLDKLLHYRPSAERFPIIVSQDCGHEETAQAIASYGSAVTHIRQPDLSSIAVPPDHRKFQGYYKIARHYRWALGQVFHQFRFPAAVVVEDDLEVAPDFFEYFQATYPLLKADPSLWCVSAWNDNGKEQMVDSGKPELLYRTDFFPGLGWLLLAELWAELEPKWPKAFWDDWMRRPEQRKGRACIRPEISRTMTFGRKGVSHGQFFDQHLKFIKLNQQFVHFTQLDLSYLQREAYDRDFLARVYAAPQLQVEKVRTNDRKELGEVRVQYTGRDSFKAFAKALGVMDDLKSGVPRAGYRGIVTFQFRGRRVHLAPPPTWEGYDPSWN; this is encoded by the coding sequence ATGCTGAAGAAGCAGTCTGCAGGGCTTGTGCTGTGGGGCGCTATCCTCTTTGTGGCCTGGAATGCCCTGCTGCTCCTTTTCTTCTGGACACGCCCAGCACCTGGCAGGCCACCCTCAGTCAGTGCTCTGGATGACCCTGCCAGCCTCACGCGGGAAGTGATTCGCCTGGCCCAAGACGCCGAGGTGGAGCTGGAGCGGCAGCGTGGGCTGCTGCAGCAGATCGGGGATGCCCTGTGGAGCCAGCGGGGGAGGGTGCCCACAGCGGGCCCTCCCGCCCAGCCGCACGTGCCTGTGACCCCAGCGCCAGCGGTGATTCCCATCCTGGTCATCGCCTGTGACCGCAGCACTGTTCGGCGCTGCCTGGACAAGCTGCTGCACTACCGGCCCTCGGCTGAGCGCTTCCCCATCATCGTCAGCCAGGACTGTGGGCACGAGGAGACGGCGCAGGCCATCGCCTCCTACGGCAGCGCGGTCACGCACATCCGGCAGCCCGACCTGAGCAGCATCGCGGTGCCGCCGGACCACCGCAAGTTCCAGGGCTACTACAAGATCGCGCGGCACTACCGCTGGGCGCTGGGCCAGGTCTTCCACCAGTTTCGCTTCCCCGCGGCCGTGGTGGTGGAGGATGACCTGGAGGTGGCCCCGGACTTCTTCGAGTACTTCCAGGCCACCTATCCGCTGCTGAAGGCCGACCCCTCGCTCTGGTGCGTCTCGGCCTGGAATGACAACGGCAAGGAGCAGATGGTGGACTCCGGCAAGCCCGAGCTGCTCTACCGCACCGACTTCTTCCCTGGCCTGGGCTGGCTGCTGCTGGCCGAGCTCTGGGCCGAGCTGGAGCCCAAGTGGCCGAAGGCCTTCTGGGACGACTGGATGCGCCGGCCGGAGCAGCGGAAGGGGCGGGCCTGCATACGCCCCGAAATCTCCAGAACGATGACCTTTGGCCGCAAGGGTGTGAGCCACGGGCAGTTCTTTGACCAGCACCTCAAGTTCATCAAGCTGAACCAGCAGTTTGTGCACTTCACCCAGCTGGACCTGTCCTACCTGCAGCGGGAGGCCTATGACCGGGACTTCCTCGCCCGCGTCTACGCGGCTCCGCAGCTGCAGGTGGAGAAAGTGAGGACCAATGACCGCAAGGAGCTGGGGGAGGTGCGGGTGCAGTATACCGGCAGGGACAGCTTCAAGGCCTTCGCCAAGGCTCTGGGTGTCATGGATGACCTTAAGTCGGGGGTTCCGAGAGCTGGTTACCGGGGTATTGTCACCTTCCAGTTCCGGGGCCGCCGTGTCCACCTGGCGCCCCCGCCGACGTGGGAGGGCTACGATCCTAGCTGGAATTAG
- the MGAT1 gene encoding alpha-1,3-mannosyl-glycoprotein 2-beta-N-acetylglucosaminyltransferase isoform X3, which produces MVDSGKPELLYRTDFFPGLGWLLLAELWAELEPKWPKAFWDDWMRRPEQRKGRACIRPEISRTMTFGRKGVSHGQFFDQHLKFIKLNQQFVHFTQLDLSYLQREAYDRDFLARVYAAPQLQVEKVRTNDRKELGEVRVQYTGRDSFKAFAKALGVMDDLKSGVPRAGYRGIVTFQFRGRRVHLAPPPTWEGYDPSWN; this is translated from the coding sequence ATGGTGGACTCCGGCAAGCCCGAGCTGCTCTACCGCACCGACTTCTTCCCTGGCCTGGGCTGGCTGCTGCTGGCCGAGCTCTGGGCCGAGCTGGAGCCCAAGTGGCCGAAGGCCTTCTGGGACGACTGGATGCGCCGGCCGGAGCAGCGGAAGGGGCGGGCCTGCATACGCCCCGAAATCTCCAGAACGATGACCTTTGGCCGCAAGGGTGTGAGCCACGGGCAGTTCTTTGACCAGCACCTCAAGTTCATCAAGCTGAACCAGCAGTTTGTGCACTTCACCCAGCTGGACCTGTCCTACCTGCAGCGGGAGGCCTATGACCGGGACTTCCTCGCCCGCGTCTACGCGGCTCCGCAGCTGCAGGTGGAGAAAGTGAGGACCAATGACCGCAAGGAGCTGGGGGAGGTGCGGGTGCAGTATACCGGCAGGGACAGCTTCAAGGCCTTCGCCAAGGCTCTGGGTGTCATGGATGACCTTAAGTCGGGGGTTCCGAGAGCTGGTTACCGGGGTATTGTCACCTTCCAGTTCCGGGGCCGCCGTGTCCACCTGGCGCCCCCGCCGACGTGGGAGGGCTACGATCCTAGCTGGAATTAG